GCCCGCGAAATTATCCGCCATATTCAAGAGATGAGAAAAGAAGCCAGCTATGAAGTTGACAATCGGATAAAAGTGAGCTATAGTGGAGCATCTGAAGTTTTTGAGAAATTTGGTTCAATGATTGTTAAAGAAGTGCTGGCGGATGAATTAAAATCGGAAGAATTAGAAAGTTTTGACTTAGAAAAAGAATTTAATATTGAAGGCGTAAAGATT
The sequence above is drawn from the Candidatus Moraniibacteriota bacterium genome and encodes:
- a CDS encoding DUF5915 domain-containing protein, with product AREIIRHIQEMRKEASYEVDNRIKVSYSGASEVFEKFGSMIVKEVLADELKSEELESFDLEKEFNIEGVKIKIQIKK